In a single window of the Thermococcus stetteri genome:
- a CDS encoding CGP-CTERM sorting domain-containing protein, producing the protein MRKFGFLMVFLVLSGLLAGAVSAGEDYKEVQKNEYIVGWDGSANVTLQTIFYSPEDMVNATKKSIMEMGIENATKMFIAQKVQALAGLGLNLENATGEIIGYDTTGPLTTVIKGRLVNFARYYSYDGVWEITLDALRISDLVRINPAAVNGSIYLENYFTITIPEGAVIKNLTRGFNVESNGSYIKLETESSGRVINVHSVVYLKEGIFQDSLKVLYSELQPVVIAYIGKEGSENYTTWSMVIRNNITVKENETILDTVEEYIEPSDYVNYLKVQFISGGTQNAEQSLYQGYFQQFQAEGIKVLGGNVKLLNLNSTGPLVVKYHWVLQGLVKRVNDSYVYVYDPKLELGTLDFPYRLNAEVNETKITRIILPEGYHFTSIPSDISVSSKAGSVTMRIENVSKREVVITSNVLLRYGVPAEDYKDLMAKVPDKVEFKYVNDVEAGSKSTCGPAFLVGLAVVPLLLRRRK; encoded by the coding sequence ATGAGAAAGTTTGGGTTTTTGATGGTTTTCCTCGTCCTCTCAGGACTTCTCGCTGGTGCTGTCTCCGCAGGGGAGGACTACAAGGAGGTTCAGAAGAACGAGTACATAGTTGGATGGGACGGGAGTGCAAACGTGACCCTCCAGACAATCTTTTACAGTCCGGAGGACATGGTGAACGCGACCAAGAAGAGCATAATGGAAATGGGGATTGAAAACGCTACGAAAATGTTCATTGCGCAGAAAGTCCAGGCCTTAGCGGGACTTGGACTTAATCTGGAAAACGCTACCGGTGAGATAATAGGATACGACACTACCGGGCCTCTCACGACCGTTATAAAGGGCAGGCTGGTGAACTTTGCGAGGTACTACTCTTACGACGGTGTTTGGGAGATAACTCTAGATGCACTCAGGATTTCTGACCTGGTTAGAATAAACCCTGCCGCAGTCAACGGCTCAATCTACCTCGAGAACTACTTCACAATAACCATTCCTGAAGGCGCGGTCATTAAAAACCTCACCAGGGGCTTTAACGTCGAATCAAACGGGAGCTACATAAAGCTGGAGACTGAAAGCTCTGGCAGGGTTATCAACGTTCACTCTGTTGTCTACCTCAAGGAAGGAATATTCCAGGACAGCCTCAAAGTCCTCTACTCAGAGCTTCAACCAGTTGTGATAGCCTACATCGGAAAAGAGGGGAGCGAGAACTACACCACCTGGAGTATGGTGATCAGGAACAACATCACAGTCAAAGAAAACGAGACAATACTCGATACTGTCGAAGAGTACATAGAACCCTCTGATTACGTGAACTACCTCAAGGTTCAGTTCATAAGCGGGGGAACTCAGAACGCGGAGCAGTCCCTCTACCAGGGATACTTCCAGCAGTTCCAGGCAGAGGGGATAAAGGTTCTAGGTGGAAACGTTAAACTACTCAACCTCAACTCAACCGGGCCGTTAGTAGTTAAATACCACTGGGTTCTCCAAGGCCTCGTAAAGAGAGTCAACGACAGCTACGTCTATGTCTACGACCCAAAACTTGAGCTTGGAACCCTGGACTTCCCATACAGGCTGAACGCCGAAGTCAACGAAACGAAGATCACCAGAATAATCCTGCCCGAGGGCTATCACTTCACTTCAATCCCCAGCGACATCTCCGTAAGTTCCAAGGCCGGATCGGTCACGATGAGAATCGAGAACGTCAGCAAGAGGGAAGTGGTGATAACCAGCAACGTCCTCCTCCGCTACGGCGTCCCAGCAGAGGACTACAAGGACTTAATGGCAAAGGTTCCCGACAAGGTCGAGTTCAAGTACGTGAACGACGTTGAAGCAGGCTCAAAGAGCACCTGCGGTCCGGCGTTCCTCGTCGGTCTCGCAGTGGTTCCGCTCCTCCTCAGGAGGAGGAAGTGA